GTTTATTGCAACCCTTTCAATGCTTAGCCCGTATCTTCCGCCACCTTGACCAACACATATCACAATATCTGGTTTATGTAGTTCAATGAGTTTTTCCAGTTCAACGGAAGATTTTTTAAAAACAACGGGAAGTGTAGCTTTTATTATCTCTCCTCCATCTATGTTGTCTTCTAGCATTTCCACCCCTTGATAAGATGGATTAATTTTTTCTCCCCCAAAGGGTTCAAATCCTGTAACTAAAACTTTCATAGTAGCACCCCACTTTTTACCATGCCTCTACAGCACTTGCGTTAACATAAATTTCTTCTAATTTAGCTTTATGACTTTTTTCCATTTTTACAAGTTCTGTAAATATTTTTGCTTGTTCTGGATCTTTAGATCTATCGGCAAATCCTTGATATAATTCCATAGCTTCTTCTTCTTTAGAAATAGCTAAAGCTATAGCATCGACAAATTTCATTTCTGTTGATAATTTCTTTTCTTCTTTTTGTTGCACAACATCATATACAGGAAAATCTTCAAATACTAGTTCTTTACTTTCATCTTTAATGAACCCTTGTAATAAAGCTTTGTGATTCAATTCTTCCTTTGCTAAAAAATCAAAAATATACTTTAAGTTTTCATCCTTAACTTTACCGGCTGCATCTTTG
This is a stretch of genomic DNA from Anaerobranca californiensis DSM 14826. It encodes these proteins:
- a CDS encoding ferritin-like domain-containing protein, which translates into the protein METRSYKEIFAMAVENEVEAYEFYKDAAGKVKDENLKYIFDFLAKEELNHKALLQGFIKDESKELVFEDFPVYDVVQQKEEKKLSTEMKFVDAIALAISKEEEAMELYQGFADRSKDPEQAKIFTELVKMEKSHKAKLEEIYVNASAVEAW